One Thermomicrobiales bacterium genomic window, GCGCCAGACGCGGCGATGCCACGTCGCAGTAGACGTGGCATCGAATCACAATCGGATGTATTGCGTTCCTGGCTAGTGCGTCAGCGAGGTCAGCCAGCGTTCCTTCGGCTTCTCCGGGGTGCGCTCGGCAGCTGCTTCAATTGCCTGCCGCGCTTCCTCGACGCTCAGGCCACGCAGGGAAGTGACATAATCGACGTTGCGGACGTAGAGGGCGATATCGAAGGCGAACGCCTCGCGCGCCTCGGTCTCGTGCCAGAACTGGTACAGGTTCGGCAGCCAGTCGTAGCCCCAGGATTCGATGCGGAAGATCGCGACGCCCTGGCCACGGAGGTAGGCGAGCGGCTCGGAGAAGTAGACTCGTGCCGTGCCGGTGCTCTCAATAGCTGTCTTAATGCCGTCGTGGTGACGTGGTGTCGAGCGGAGTGTGTAGAGGCGACCGCCCGGTCGCTCCGGGCCAACCCGCCGCGGCTCGTACGGCGCGGAAGTCGTGCTGCGCTTGAACAAGGCCATAGACGTTCTGACCCACCCTCCACATGCTGACCACCGACGATCTCGGCGCGCCGCTGCCCGGCACACCCCGATTGTACGCGATCCGACCGATCTGCCCTATGATCTGCCACAAATCGTCGCACAACAGGGGAGATGTGGGATGAGCACGGACACCGCCACGCTACCAATTATCGACGTTGCCGGGGATCACCGCACCATCGGGCGCGCCATCGGCGAGACACTGCGCGATGGTTTGCGAGCTGTCGCTGAACGCCACCGCAGCGAGGTCAGCAACACGCTTGGCTGGGATCGCGCGCTGGAAGTCGCAGCGCGCCTGCTGCCATACGCCGAGCGCGAGGTGCCACACTGTATCGCAGAGCTGTACGGCACCGCCGAGTCAGCCGGGATTCCATTCGGGACGCTGTTCAGCATGAACGCGCTGCAAGAGACGCGCTTCCTGGCGGCACGCGGTGGTGACGAGGACGATGACGGCTGCACAAGCCTGGCTGTGACCGGCCCCGCAACAAACGACGGCACCACGCTGCTAGCGCATAACGAAGACGCCGGCACGATCCGCCAGGCGCTGCCGTACGTCGTGCGGGCCCGGCCAACCGGACGGCCCGCGTTCATCGGCTTTGCCTACTCCGGTCTGCTGCTCTATCAGGGGTTGAACGATCGCGGGATCGGCTCGGTCGGGAACGCGTTGACATTCAATGATGTCCGCAGCGGCACGCCGAAGCTGCTCGCCTACCGCGATGTCCTTGACGCCACCTACCTGGAGGACGCCATTCGCCGTACCCAACGCGCCGGCCGCGCGAACGGCAACAACCACATCATCGCCAACATTGACGGCGACATCTATGACAACGAGGTCTCGGCAACGCACAGCGCCCTGCTGCCGGGCCGCGACCTGATCGCGCACACGAACCACGTGCTCGATCCGGCCATGCGCGAGCTGGAGTGGGGTGACAACCTCAATTCGCATATACGCCTGCATCGCGTCGAGACGCTGCTCGAACGCGGACGCGGCAGCCACACCGTCGCCTCGTTGTTCGCCGTGCTGAGCGACCACAGCAACTTCCCGCGCAGCGTCTGCAAGCACGCCGACGCCGAGATCAACCCGAACGTCCAGACCGTCGCGTCGGTCGTCGTTGATCTCAGCGCGAGACAGATCCACGTCCGGGCCGGGCATCCATGCACAGCACCAACGACGACGATCGGCCTGGGATGATCCGGGCATCGCCAAACCGTGGAAAGCCTGCGGCTCAACTCGCCGATTCGGCAGGTGAACAGGCGCTGCTGGCACACGAATGGCAGGAAGAAGCGACCGTGGTGCTAGAATCGCCTATCAGGTGACACCAACCCGCCACGGGTAAAGACGAATAGCGGGAGCGAAGGAGGAGCAATGGCATCGACAAAGCCAAAGGGCCTCGATTGGGAGACAACCAGTCGAGTCCTGTCAGAGAATCGCGTGTTCGAGCCGAGTGAGGATATCGTCGAGAACGCGAACATCACCAAGTACATGCGGGACAAGGGCTTCTCCTCCTACGAAGAGCTCCACGACTGGTCAGTTGAGCACTCCGAAGAGTTCTGGGAGGAAATGGCCAGCGAGCTGGACTGGTTCAAGCCGTGGGACAAGGTGCTGGACTGGGACGCTCCCGATGCCAAGTGGTTCGTTGGTGGCGAGACGAACATCGTCTACAACGCCCTCGACCGCCACATGAGTACTCCAACACGCAACAAGGTCGCCTTCTATTGGGAGGGCGAGGACGGCACGACGCGCACGATCTCGTATCGTGATCTCTACTTCGACGTGTGTCGATTCGCCGGTGCACTCAAGGCGATGGGCATCGAAAAGGGCGACCGGATCGTCATCTATATGCCGCGCATACCGGAGCAGATCGTCGCCATGATCGCCGCCGCGCGCATCGGTGTTGTCCACTCCGTCGTCTATTCCGGATTCTCCTCGTCTGCGTTGCGCGACCGGATCGTGGACGCCGAGGCGAAGGCCGTCATCACTGCTGATGGCTACTTCTACCGCGGCAAGATCGTCACGCTGAAGGGCATCGTCGATGACGCCGTCCGTCAGTGCCCGACCATCAAGCGCGTGGTGACTGTCGAGCGCGCAGGCAACGACATCAACTGGTACCCCACGCGTGACGTCTGGTACCACGAGATGATGGCGCTGGCGACACCGGACAGTGAGATCGCCCACCTCGATTCCGAATCGCCGCTCTACATGCTCTACACGTCCGGCACGACCGGCAAGCCGAAGGGCATCGTCCACGTCCACGGCGGCTACATGGTTGGCATCTACACGACGATGAAGTTTGTCTTCGACATGCGGCCCGACGACGTCTACTGGTGCTCGGCCGACCCGGGCTGGGTGACGGGCCACTCGTACATCGTCTACGGCCCGATGATCGCCGGTGCGACCAGCGTCTTCTATGAAGGTGCGATCGACTATCCCGATCCCGGGCGCATTTGGCGCATGATCGAGAAGTACGGGGTGACGACGTTCTACACGTCGCCGACCGCGATCCGGGCGCTGATGCGCTTCGGTGAGGGCTGGCCGGGCGCGTCGGATCTGTCCGGCGTCCGCCTGCTGGGCACAGTCGGCGAGCCGATCAACCCGGAGGCGTGGGTCTGGTATCGCAAGATCGCAGGAGACACGCAGCCGGTGATCGACACCTGGTGGCAGACCGAGACCGGCATGATGATGATCACGCCGACCCCGATCACGCCGTTGAAGCCGGGCTCGGCGACGAAGGAGTTCCTCGGCATCAAGGCCAGCGTCGTCGACAAGAACGGCAAGGAAGTCGGCGTCGACGAAGGCGGCTACCTCGTCATCCACAACCCGTGGCCGGCGATGATGCGCACGATCTTCCGCGATCGCGAACGCTATGAGTCGTACTGGAACACGATCCCCGGTGTCTACTTCGCCGGCGACGCCGCCCACCGCGACTCAGACGGCTACTTCTGGATTCAGGGTCGCGTCGACGACGTGATCAAGAAGTCCGGTTACCGGCTCGGCTCGATGGAGATCGAGAGTGCGCTGGTCAGCCACCCCGCCGTCGCCGAGGCTGCCGTCATCGGCAAGCCGGACGAGATCAAGGGCGAGGCGATCAAGGCCTTCGTCATCCTCAAGACCGGCTACGAGGGCAGCGAGCAGATGCTGAATGAGCTGCGCCTGCACGTCCGCACGAACGTCGGCCCGATCGCCGTTCCGGAGGAGCTGGAGTTCGTCGGCGCACTGCCGAAGACGCGCTCCGGCAAGATCATGCGCCGCTTCCTGAAGGCTCAGGAGCTCGGCCAGGAAGTCGGCGACATCAGCACGCTGGAGGAGTAGGGCCGCTCGCGACCGACCGTCCAGTACAATCGTCAGGTTGTAATTGCGGGGGCGTCGATGACGCCCCCGCTCGATGATTCACGATCCAGGCTGAAAGCAAGGCGCGCAATGGCTCGGTCCAACAAGATCTATCTGAAGACGCCGGAACAGATCGCTCTGATGCGTGAGGCAGGGCGAGTCGTCGCCGAAATCCTCGACCTGATGGAGGACATGATCGTCCCCGGTGTCACGACGGCGTACCTCGACCGCGTTGCCGAGGAATACATTCGCGCCAAGGGTGGCACCCCGTCATTCAAGGGCTACCAGGGCTTCGCCGGCTCGGTCTGCGTGGCGGTGAACGACGTTGTTGTCCACGGCATCCCCGGCGATCTGGTGCTACGCGACGGCGACATCATCGCGCT contains:
- a CDS encoding C45 family peptidase, whose protein sequence is MSTDTATLPIIDVAGDHRTIGRAIGETLRDGLRAVAERHRSEVSNTLGWDRALEVAARLLPYAEREVPHCIAELYGTAESAGIPFGTLFSMNALQETRFLAARGGDEDDDGCTSLAVTGPATNDGTTLLAHNEDAGTIRQALPYVVRARPTGRPAFIGFAYSGLLLYQGLNDRGIGSVGNALTFNDVRSGTPKLLAYRDVLDATYLEDAIRRTQRAGRANGNNHIIANIDGDIYDNEVSATHSALLPGRDLIAHTNHVLDPAMRELEWGDNLNSHIRLHRVETLLERGRGSHTVASLFAVLSDHSNFPRSVCKHADAEINPNVQTVASVVVDLSARQIHVRAGHPCTAPTTTIGLG
- the acs gene encoding acetate--CoA ligase, with protein sequence MASTKPKGLDWETTSRVLSENRVFEPSEDIVENANITKYMRDKGFSSYEELHDWSVEHSEEFWEEMASELDWFKPWDKVLDWDAPDAKWFVGGETNIVYNALDRHMSTPTRNKVAFYWEGEDGTTRTISYRDLYFDVCRFAGALKAMGIEKGDRIVIYMPRIPEQIVAMIAAARIGVVHSVVYSGFSSSALRDRIVDAEAKAVITADGYFYRGKIVTLKGIVDDAVRQCPTIKRVVTVERAGNDINWYPTRDVWYHEMMALATPDSEIAHLDSESPLYMLYTSGTTGKPKGIVHVHGGYMVGIYTTMKFVFDMRPDDVYWCSADPGWVTGHSYIVYGPMIAGATSVFYEGAIDYPDPGRIWRMIEKYGVTTFYTSPTAIRALMRFGEGWPGASDLSGVRLLGTVGEPINPEAWVWYRKIAGDTQPVIDTWWQTETGMMMITPTPITPLKPGSATKEFLGIKASVVDKNGKEVGVDEGGYLVIHNPWPAMMRTIFRDRERYESYWNTIPGVYFAGDAAHRDSDGYFWIQGRVDDVIKKSGYRLGSMEIESALVSHPAVAEAAVIGKPDEIKGEAIKAFVILKTGYEGSEQMLNELRLHVRTNVGPIAVPEELEFVGALPKTRSGKIMRRFLKAQELGQEVGDISTLEE